In the genome of candidate division KSB1 bacterium, the window GGCGGAACGGTTCAACCACATCCGGCATGTCGTGGCGGTGGTGAGCGGCAAGGGCGGCGTCGGCAAGTCGTTCGTCAGCGCGCTGCTGGCCGTGGCCCTTCGGCGAGACGGCCAGACGGTCGGCGTGCTGGACGCCGACGTCACCGGTCCCAGCATCCCCAAGATGTTCGGGCTTCACGGCGCGCCGCCGATGAGCCCCCTCGGCATCCTGCCCGCCCAGACCCAGACCGGCATCAAGGTCATGTCCATCAACCTGCTCCTGCCCAGCGAGGACGAGGCTGTCATCTGGCGCGGACCGCTCATCAGTTCCGCCATCAAGCAGTTCTGGGGCGAGGTCGTCTGGGGCAACCTGGACTGGCTGGTGGTAGACCTGCCGCCCGGCACCTCCGACGCCGCGCTGACGGTGATGCAATCGTTGCCGCTCTCCGGGGTGTTGTTGGTCAGTTCGCCCCAGGACCTGGCCGAGATGGTGGTGCGCAAGGCGGCCCGCATGGCGCGGACGATGCAGGTTCCTCTACTGGGGTTGGTTGAGAACATGAGCTACTTCGTCTGTCCGGAGGGCGGCCGACGATACGAGGTCTTCGGCCCCAGCCACGGCGAGGAGATGGCCCGTCGGCTGGGAGTGCCCTTCCTGGGCCGGCTGCCCCTGGACCCGCGTATTGCCGCGTTGTGCGATGCGGGAAAGGCCGAGGAATATCCGGCAGAGGCATTTGCCCCAATCGCTCACCAGCTACAGGAGGCAGCGACTGAACCCCGCCGGTCCCCCATGCAACCGAAGTGATCGAGAGGTGGGCAAAATGGAGCCACAGAAGGAGAAAGCACCGTTGCCCAAAGTGGGGCTCTTCGCCCGCTCCAGCGGCGGCTCCAACACTGGCTCGCTGACCGGCCTGGCGGCCCTGGAGGTGGTGCGACGCCTGGGCAGCGAGACGGTCGGCATCTGCTCATTGCCGGCGACCCAGAATGACGTGCCCCGGCAATCCGCCCTGGTGAGCAAGATCGAAAAGATCGTCGTGATAGACGGTTGCCACAACGAGTGTGTCCGTCAGTTGCTGGCCGGGGTCGGCATCCAGCCCGACGTGTACCTGAACCTGGAAACGGAGCCGAATCTGACCAAGCAAGGGCCTTTCAGCAGTCTGGCGTTCACCGATGATCCAGTGAAGCGGGTGGCCCAAAGGATCATCGGCTGTGTCCAACACGTGCTTAAGTCGGGCAATTCTTTGTGAGAAGGCAAGCAACGGGCAAAGTAGCCATGGAGGACGCGATATGCCAACCTATGAATTCAAATGTCTGGATTGTGGGCACCAGTTTGAGGTTTTTGCCCCGATCAGCCAGAAGGAAAGGGGCCTGGAACTACACTGCCCCAAATGCGGTAGCGAAAAGATGGGCGAGATCTTCGGTAGCCTTATCTTTGTGCACAAGACCGGCGACGTCGTGCCATCCGGCGGCAGCTGCTGCTCACGGCGATGAGATGACGCCAAGCTGGCCAGTTTGCTGAGGGTGTCCTGGCACAGCGAAAAGCGATGGCCTGGTGGAGGTACCAGGGAGTGGACACGTGCACTGAGCCGAGGAGGTATCGAAGGGAGCGGAAAAAACTCTTGGCTTCATCGGTGGCGGACGGGTGACCCGGCTAGTGCTGGAGGGTCTGTGCCGGGCCGAGGGCCTGCCAAAACAACTCCTGGTCTACGACCCGGAAGCGAACAATCTCGAAAGACTATCGACCATCGTAGGCGACCGCCCGACCGAAGCGGACTTGCATCGGGCCGTCGCCGAGGTGGCCGATCTGATGTTTCTGGCCGTGCACCCACCGGTGGCGGTTGAGGTGTGCGAGCAGATCAAACCCGCGTTGAAAAGAGACGCGACCATCATCTCGTTGATCCCCACCATCACGCTCCGCCGCCTATCCGAGATGCTCAACGGCTTCAATCGCATCGTGCGCATGACCCCAACGCGCCGTCGGTGACCGGCAGGGGTTACAATCCGGTTGTCTATTCGGATTCTCTCACGGCGGCTGACCGCTCATCGCTCGTGAGCCTGTGCCGGTGCTGGGGCCAATCGCCTGAAGTGCGCGAGGAGCACCTGGAGGCCTACGCTATCCTCACCGGCATGGGGCCCACCTACTTCTGGTTCCAGTGGCCGGAGCTGGAGCGATTAGGGAGGGAGTTCGGTTTGAGGCAGTCCGAAGCTCTGCAGGCAGTGGCGGCCATGCTGCATGGCGCGCTGGATGCGCTGTTTCACTCCGGACTGCCGGCCGAACAAGTGCTGGATTTGATTCCCGTTTACCCGTTGAAAAACGATGAAGAAGCCATCCGGCATATCTTCCGAGATCGGTTAGTCGCTCTGTACCAGAAGCTGAAGGCAGCGACTCGGTGACATCCTTTGCGAAAAGAGGGGTCCACAGGAGAGGAGGAAATTGGACAAGGCGACTGGGTTCGGTGTGCACCAGGGTGCAGTTGGCCCCTGTTGACTGCAAGACAGTAATGGTTCCTCTTGCGAATCGATTCTCCAATTACCGAGGAGGCCATAATGAGACTTGCGCAAACGTCTTTCTGGAGGAATTATCTTCCCACCATCGTCTTGCTGTTTGTTCTCCTGGCCTTGTTCATTGGGCTCTTGCCCAGCGACAAGCTGCGCAGTGAGAACTTGCCAACGCTGAATGTTGGTCATGGCAGCTTCTTGGTCGTCATTGGCCTGTTGGCTGGTTTGCTTGGCGGTTTGATTGGTACCGGCGGCTGCAGCGTGATGTTTTGCCAGCCATTCATTTCTGGTTGGGTTATCTAGCCACCACTGCAGTTGGCACCACGCTCTTTGCCGTGGTTCTTACCGCCATCTCTGGCGGCTACGGCCATCTCATCCGCAAGAACCTGGATGTGCGAGCCACGCTGTGGGTTGGCATTTCCGGTATCGTCGGTGTCATCATTGGTTCCTACCTCTTCAAACTGCTCACGGCACGCACGGCGCTGCTGGGATTGATCTTGGGATTGGCGTTTCTTTGGCCTGCCATCCGCATGATCTGGGAAGGGCTGTTGCAGACCAAGAAGCCTCAGGCCATGGGTGAGTCGATTCCTGGGCCCACATGGGGTTGGGTGATCATGGGACTGCTCATTGGCATCTTGACGGGCGTGGTCGGCTTGGGCGGAGGTTATGCGTTGGTGCCTGGTTTCATCTACTTGTTTGGTGCGCCGGTCTACGTCACCATGGGCACGTCGCTGGCAACCATGATCCCGCTTGCTGTGGTGGGTGGCGGAATCAAACTGCTACAGGGATTCGTGGCGCTGGGGGCGGGTTTGCTCTTGGCTATTGGGACCGTCATCGGCGCCCAAATAGGTGCTGCCATCATCAAGAAATTCAAGCCGACCAGATTGAAATTCATCTTCGGCCTGTATTTCCTCTATGTATCCGTGAAATTTGTCACGGCGTTTTTGGGGGTAACAATCTGGTAGCCCGTGAAATGATCTTGCCATCTCCTTAGGCGAGCGGCTGAAGGAGCGAGCGCTGGTACCGCCGCGAGCCCTTGGATGACAGAAGTCATCGCGCCGTGTGCCCCACCGGGATGGCAGGGTGGGGGTGGGTTGCCGTGTGTGTGTGGGCGCGATAGCAACCGTCACCACCTGGAGCTCCAAGGCTATTTGGGCATATTTGGCGGGGCCTGCGCGGCGCTCTAACCTTTGGCGAGCATGGGCGTCAGCCGCAGGAAAGGGCAGAGCATCACGTTCCCCTGCTTCGGGCAGCGGCTCGGGCCAGCCGGTCCGGTGCGTCGTGACGAGACTTCTTCCCAAGAGGCCAAACAACAGAATGAGGAGAAGAACATGGAACAGCGAATCTCTATCAGGATGTCAGCACTGCTGTTGGTTGTCACTTCTGCTCTGATGGTCTGCGAGGCTGCTCCCCTTTTGGCACACACCAGCCAGCCCGCCAAGGCCTCGGCGGAACTGCAACAATTCGATACCGTGGTCCTGGAAACCCGTCAGCAAATGCGACAGTACTGCGCGCTCGTCTAGGAATTGATTAAACAGGCGGATGCCCAAAAGCAAGCGGCTGGACTGCAGCACATCCGCCAATCCATGGTTCTGTGGGAAAAAGTCCGGCAGAATTTTCAGAACAACCCGCCGGAAGAATACCGCCAGGATGAAAAATTCAGTTCGCGCCTCCTTGACATCTATCAGGGCATGCAGAACATGGAAAGACAACTTGCAGATGGCGACTTCAACGAAGCCCTGCAAACTTGCAGTAAGACCTGCGGTTTGTTTGTCAGGATGCATGAAGAGAATGGATTGATCTGCGCCGCAGACCGATTGTTCCACCTGCGGAAACAGGCGAAGAAGATGGTCGATGAGGCGCAACAATCCGATATTGAGCCGCTCAAGGAGATGATCGGCGAGCTGCTGAAGCTGCGGGACAACGTTTTATGCGCTCCTTGCCCTGCGCCGGAAGACTCTCTGCGCTGCCAAAACTATCGAGAGGCTCTCAAGACTCTCTCCGCCCAGATCGACGAACTGACGATCCAATTGGTGAACGGAAAGCACATAGAAGCCCAGGCGGCACTCAAGAGTCTGCTTGCGGCTATCAATCTTGCCTACGGGATTGCCTTGTAGGTCACGAGCAAAGCCTCAGACTTTGGGAGAATCAGAATGGCACTCTCGCGTACGCAAATCCTGCAAGAGAAAGGTCGCCTCGGCTCACTGTATGGGCATTTCATGAAGCAAGTTAAGCTTGCTCTGTTCATCTGCGCCTTCTTTCCTGGGCTGCTGCGCGCCCAGGGGGTGGCGCAAGATACCGTCGCCCTCTCCCTGTCGGCCGCGCTGAAGGAAGCATTGTCCAACAATGAACTGCTGAAAAAATCCGCGGCGCGCACCAAAGCGGGTCAAGCATCGCTGCAGCAGGCCGAGGGCGAGTTGCTGCCGAAAGTGGATGCCAACTTCAGTTATGGCTATCTGGATATTGTGCCGGGCTTTAAAAGAGTCGTGCTCGGCAACATCGAACACGACCTGTTTCCGAATATCGCCGTCAGCCAACCGCTGTACACCGGCGGCAGATTGAAACATGCCAAACAGGCTGCTGCGGCCGAGGTGCAGTCGCTGGAGCAGGCGTTTCTCTCGGATCAATTGAATTTGAAATTGGCGGTTACCCTCGATTATTACCAGCTGCAGTCGCTAAGAAACCAGCGGCAGATTTTGCTGGAAAACCGAAGGCAGTTGGAGGTGCAACAGCGCTACGCCCGCCTGCTGGTGGAGGCCGGGCCCATGTCCCAACTGGAGCTGGACCGTATTGGGGTTGCGGTTGCCACCACCGACGGCAATTTGCTCAAAATTCAGGACGATTATCAGGCGGTGTCGTATGAACTCTGCCTGCTGTTGGGAAGAGAGCGCTCCCAGCTTCCTCTGCCGCAGGATTCTCTGCAGGTGATTCCGTTTGAACAGAGCTTCGAAGCATTGGTGCCGACGGCGCTGGAACGGAATCCGATCTGGAAACAATTAGAGTACGATCTGCGCAAGGCTGAGGCAAAGGTCAAGGTCCAGCAAGCGGCTCGTCTGCCACAGATTTCAGCGCAAGCATATTGCGGGTATGAATTTGGCTTGGAGTCCTTTTGGTTCGATCGGAATAAACGCAATTTTTGGGGATTGAACGCGAAGATGCCGCTCTACGAAGGCAACGTGATTGGGGCGAAGATCGACGAGGCCAGAGCCAATCTGGAGCAGATCCAATGGCAGAGGGAATACTTCAGGAAGAATCTGGCCACGCAGGTGCAGAACAGCTATGCCCGGCTGAAAGAAAAAGAGCAGCAGCTCGCCATCCAGCAGCAGGCTGTGGAACTGGCGCGGCAGAGTTATCGGCTGGCTATGATCGAATACCATGCGGGAAGGCGCTCCAATACCGGTCTGCTGGATATTCAGAAGAGTCTGCTGAATGCTCAGCTGACCCTGAATCAGGCAGCACTGGACTACGCCATTGCTCGCGTCCGCCTACTGGCGGTGATGGGGATTTTGTGAGCGTGTCGACGGCGAAACCAGGTGAAATGGAAATGCCTCGGCCGGGCGACTCTCGTGGCGGTGTCGAACAGCGCCCGGTGGAGATGGGTTTCTCGGGGCGTGATGGGCAGCGAGTGGAAGCGCCCTTGCACAATAGGAATTGGAAAACGGAGTGTTCCATGCCAATGGCAACCCCGGTTCTACGGTCAAGATGTCAAGACAGAAGGGGACTTGCCGAATACCGGGGCATGTTGTTCGCAGCCGCCTGCAACGGGGAAAAGGCTGCTATCTTCTCCACTTAATCTGGAGGTCCAGTCATGATGGTTTTTGACTTGAATACCTTGAAAGCCTATCCCTACAAAGAGCGGGATAAGAACGTATTCTTTCGCGCGCCGGAATTCAAGGCCCGGATCATCGAATTACCTGCAGGTGGCGAAATGCAATCGTATGTCGTATTCTTGGTCATTCGAGGGTCGGCAGAGGCGATGGTCAATCAAGAAGAAACGCAGCTCGAGGCGGGTCAGTGCCTGAGCACCGGACCGGCTACACTCTCGCTCAAGTCGGACGGAGGCGTGCGCATTCTGGGGCTCCAAGTGAGCAAGCGGATCTGACATGTAGTAGACCTTTGACGTCACATGAGGGAGAGCAGAGATGAACAAGACAGCAACTTTCTTCTTCGCATTGCTTCTGTTGGCGTGGGGTCTGTCTGGGTGCGGGTCAAAGCAGGACAACACCGGAGAGGCCAAGAAGACAGAAGCAAAGTTGATAAAGGTGCAGCCTGTGGGCAGGCATAGATTGGTGGAAAGGCTCCAGCTGCCGGCAACCCTGCGCGCCGAGAATGTCGCCAACATCCTGTCTACCTCTGAGGGCAAAATCTCCCAGCTGCTGGTGCGTGAGGGAGATCGAGTAGAGGCCGACGCTGTTGTCGCCACGATCAGCCCGCTGGTGCGCGAAGACATAATCAATTCCGCGCGCCTCTGGGTCGAGGCCAAAAAGGGGACACTGAGCAATGACCCACACAACCCGGTTCTGCAGAGAGAATACGAACAGGCCCGGCAAGACTATCAATTCGCCTTGCAGCAGTACAAAGAGATCCACATTACCTCTCCCATCGCAGGCGTGGTGTCGCGGCGATGGGTTGACGTAGGCGACATGGTGCAGGCTAAGGTGAAGCTGTTCGAGATTCAGAGTAGTGGAAAACTGCTGGCGGAAGTGCCAGTTTCAGAACTGGACATTGGTAAACTGCGCCTTGGTCAGACGGGTGACATTTTCGCGGACGCCTGCCCATCAAAGCAATTCACAGGCGTCGTACAACGCATCTACCGGCAGGCCGAGGCAAAGACCAGGAACGGAATAGTAGAGATGCGGGTTATCGACCCCTGCCCGAATCTCAAGCCTGGCATGTTTGTCAGGGTCACTTTCGTGACGCGCACCCTGGAGAACGCTGTGGCGATTCCGAGCCAGGCGGTAATTGAACGTCCGCAGAAACAAACCTGCTTTGTGGTGGAGGAAAGCAAGGCGAAGGAAGTGGTGCTGCGAACCGGCCTCGAGGTGGAAGGCTGGGTAGAGGTCCTCGAAGGACCTGCGCCGGGGGATATGCTTGTGGTCGAGGGCCAGGAGCAGTTGAAAAGCGGTAGTGCGGTGAAGGTCCAGGCCCCGCTGGTAAGGTGAGCGGCCAGGCAGGAGAGAGACGATGAAGCTTACTACGATTTCCATTCGCCGGCCCGTGGCCACGCTGGTGCTGATGGCAACCGCCGTGGTCCTCGGCATCTATGGTTATTTTCAATTGCCGACCGACTTTCTGCCGGATATCACCTACCCTATGATCAAAGTGTACGTCTACTGGCGCGGGGCTACACCGGAGGAAATCAACGACAACATCGCGGAGCCGATTGAAAGAACCTTAGCCACGGTGGACAATCTCGATTATCTCGAAGGCTCGTGCATCGAAGGCATGTACCAACTGCTCGTGAATTTTGAGTTCGGCACCGATGTGGATGTGGCGTATCAGGACGTGGTGGCCAAAATGGGTCTGGCGACCCGCAAGCTGCCGCCGGATGTGGATCCGCCCATCATGTTCAAAGCCGATCCCTCGCAACTGCCGGTGGTGCAACTCATCGTCATGTCCGACGGTCGGGATCTGGTCAAGCTGCGCACCTGGGTGGAAAATGTGCTGCAGGATCAATTTTTAGCAGTGAAAGGCGTGGCTGGAACCGAGATCGTGGGTGGTCTAAGACGGGAAATTCGCGTTCATCTCGACGCAGAACGGTTGGCAGCATACGATTTAACATTAAACCAAGTCATCAAACGCTTCCAGGAGGAAAACATCGAGCGGCTCGCGGGTCGGGTGACCGAAGGCGGAAGGGAATTTATTCTGCGTACCAATGCTGAGTTCCGCAACCTGGACGATATCCGCAACGTGGTCGTGCTTAACGACGGAAAATCCATGGTGCGGCTGAAGGATCTGGCAACGGTCGAAGACAGCCATGAAGAGCAGCGGGTGATTACCCGGTTCAACGGCAAACCGGCGATTAAGGTGAATATTTTGAAACAGGCCGATGCCAATACCGTTGAGATCGCCCATCGGGTGAATGAACTGATTCGGAAGGTGGAAGATACGGTGCCGCCGGATATCAAATTCGGCACGATTGAGAATCAGGCGGATTACATCAAAGGCGCCATCGCCGGGGTGAGGGATTCAGCCATCGTCGCCGTATTGTTGGTCATTCTGGTGATCTTTTTATTTCTCGGCCATTGGCGTCAGGTCGTGGTGATGCTGATCGCCCTGCCGATTACCATTTTGCTTAATTTTTTCCTAATGAAAATCCTCGGTTTTTCCATCAACATTTTTTCGCTGGGCGGAATGGTCGTGGCCATGGGCGTGGTGCTGGATAGTTCCATCGTGGTGATCGAAAACATCACCCGGTTGCATCTGGAAAAAGGGAGCCGAAGCGATACGGTAGCGGACACTGCCACCAGCGAAGTGGCGCTGGCCGTGGTGGCATCCACGTTGACCTTCCTTGCGCTGTTCATGCCGTTTCTGCTGATTCCGGGGCTGACCTCCCTGCTATTCAGAGAGTTGATCCTGACCATTGCCGGAATCGTGGTCGTGTCCCTGCTGGTGGCGCTCACGGTGACACCCATGCTCACCCACTATCTGGTCACCAGCAAAGGCCACCGACGGGAACGGCGCAGCATTGCCGACCGCTTCATCCAGCTCATTGACCGCATTTACCGACGCGTGCTGAACGGGTTGCTGCCGTTGCGCTGGGTGGTCTTGGCGGTTTTTGTCTTATTCATGGTAGCCGCGGTTTATCTGTTTAGACATGTCGGCAGCGAATTCTTGCCCAAAGTGGACGACGGTCGCGTGATGATCAAAGTCATCCTGCCCACCGGCACATCGGTGGCGCGCACCGATAGTCTCTTGGCCCGTCTCGAGAGCGTGGTCAAGGACGATCCTTATGTAGATCGCTATTTTACCCTGTCCGGCGGCAAGGTATGGGGACTGGTCACCTACGAGGTCGCCAATGAGGGCGAGATCGATATTGAATTAAAAAAGTCAGCGGCCGTTTTCGACTGAACAGTACCTGGAACGCATTCGGCCGCAGGTAATGAAATTCATGCAGCCCGGCGCCCGGCTGGTGGTGGCGCAGCAAAAGATGAAAGGCATCGGCAAGGTGGGCGAATCTTACGACATCCGGGTGATGATGCCGGAGACCAACATTCGCTCCCGGCAGGATATTGAGAATCTCTATCTCGATGCCCCGGGAAATTTGAAACTTCCGCTGCGCACCGTGGCTCAGGTGGTCCCACGGTTGGGGCCAGTGGAAATCGTACGGGAAGATCAGATGAAGCAGATCGTCGTCTCCAGCGATGTGACCGCCGGCGCCAGCGTTGGCGACATGGCCAATGCTGTTAGTGCCGCATTGTCTGAAATTCGTTTGCCAGAGGGGTATTCCTTCGATCTTGGCGGCCAGGTCTATATGATGAAAGAGAGCCAAAAGACGATGCTGCAGATCATCCTGTTTGCCTTGTTCTTCGCCTACGTGATTCTGGCAATTCAGTTCAACTCGTTCAAACAGCCATTGCAGATCTTGCTGGGCGTGCCGTTCTCATTTGTGGGAGTCGTTGCGGCACTGTTGCTGACCGGTTTTCCTGCCGGCGCCACGGTGCTTATCGGCGTAATCATCATGACCGGCGGCATTGCCACCCAGGGCGTGGTGTTGATCTCATTTATCAATGAGTATCGTCAAAAAGGGCTGGGATTGAAAGAAGCCATTCTCGAAGCCGCGCCCTTGCGCGTGCGCCCGATTCTGATGACCCAGGCGACCACGGTGCTGGGACTGTTGCCGCTGGCGATCAACTATGGCGAAGGCGGCGACATGCTGCAACCGATGGCCATTGCGGTGATCGGCAGATTGCTGTTCTCACTGTTGGTTACGCTGCTGCTATTGCCATGTCTGTATTTTGTCTTTGAAAGGGGAGGCTCAAGGGAGTAGTTCCTCGCAAGGCTACAGGGGGGCGGAATGCATGGCGTCGCAAAGGGCAGGGCGCGGGTGGATGCGATGCCAGCTGCAACAGAGGGGTAGGCCCCGTGGCGTTCGTTTGCACGCTCGGTGAGCAAACAACCCGAGCGCAGCGACATTTACCTGTTGCAGATGTGCGGGAATTTTGTATATTTGCACAACCAGGTTGACAGGGCCTCCTGGCGGAGGTCACTCCCTGGCATCGCCGCTGCCGTCGGCACCGAGGTCTGCGCCGGTGCCCCCGCCGTGGCGAGGCGATGTCGCCCAGGAGGCGCACAGTTGTGACCTTCGTGGTCCCCTTTCCAACTGAGCCCTCAGACTGTCGCAGTGCGGCAACGATGCGCCGCCGAAACAGGGGGAATGGGCGCACGGCCAAGGATCTTGCCCGACAGTGGCCGTTGTTCATGCTGGTGTCGATGCTCCCAGGATGCCAAGCGAGGTGGCCCATGCTGAAAGAGCTGCTGTTGCCGGAGATTCAGGAACTCATTGAGGCCAAGGACTGGCGTACCCTGAAAGAAGCCATCGCCGACTGGCCGGCACCGGACATTGCCGACCTCCTGGAGAGCTTGCACGAGGCCGATCGCGTAATCCTTTTCCGCTTGCTCCCCCGGCAGCGTGCGGCCGAGGTCTTTGCCGAGTTCGAGCCGGACAAGCAGCGCCAGCTCCTGGAGCGCCTCACCAACGAGCAGGTGAAGATGCTTCTCGAAGAGGTTTCTCCGGACGACCGAACCGAGTTGTTCGAAGAACTGCCGGGAAAGGTCACGCAACAGCTCCTCAATCTCCTTTCGCCTGCGGACCGGCGCGAGGCGCTGCAACTCTTAGGCTACCCGGAGGAGAGCGTCGGCCGACTGATGACCCCTGACTATGTGGCCATCTGCTCGCACTGGAGCATCGAGCAGGCCATCAACCATATCCGACGCTACGGCAGGGACGCCGAGACGGTCAACGTCATCTACGTGGTGGACGACGACGAC includes:
- a CDS encoding efflux RND transporter permease subunit, whose translation is MKFMQPGARLVVAQQKMKGIGKVGESYDIRVMMPETNIRSRQDIENLYLDAPGNLKLPLRTVAQVVPRLGPVEIVREDQMKQIVVSSDVTAGASVGDMANAVSAALSEIRLPEGYSFDLGGQVYMMKESQKTMLQIILFALFFAYVILAIQFNSFKQPLQILLGVPFSFVGVVAALLLTGFPAGATVLIGVIIMTGGIATQGVVLISFINEYRQKGLGLKEAILEAAPLRVRPILMTQATTVLGLLPLAINYGEGGDMLQPMAIAVIGRLLFSLLVTLLLLPCLYFVFERGGSRE
- a CDS encoding sulfite exporter TauE/SafE family protein, which encodes MPAIHFWLGYLATTAVGTTLFAVVLTAISGGYGHLIRKNLDVRATLWVGISGIVGVIIGSYLFKLLTARTALLGLILGLAFLWPAIRMIWEGLLQTKKPQAMGESIPGPTWGWVIMGLLIGILTGVVGLGGGYALVPGFIYLFGAPVYVTMGTSLATMIPLAVVGGGIKLLQGFVALGAGLLLAIGTVIGAQIGAAIIKKFKPTRLKFIFGLYFLYVSVKFVTAFLGVTIW
- a CDS encoding zinc ribbon domain-containing protein — encoded protein: MPTYEFKCLDCGHQFEVFAPISQKERGLELHCPKCGSEKMGEIFGSLIFVHKTGDVVPSGGSCCSRR
- a CDS encoding putative zinc-binding protein, whose translation is MEPQKEKAPLPKVGLFARSSGGSNTGSLTGLAALEVVRRLGSETVGICSLPATQNDVPRQSALVSKIEKIVVIDGCHNECVRQLLAGVGIQPDVYLNLETEPNLTKQGPFSSLAFTDDPVKRVAQRIIGCVQHVLKSGNSL
- a CDS encoding NAD(P)-binding domain-containing protein, producing the protein MGGGRVTRLVLEGLCRAEGLPKQLLVYDPEANNLERLSTIVGDRPTEADLHRAVAEVADLMFLAVHPPVAVEVCEQIKPALKRDATIISLIPTITLRRLSEMLNGFNRIVRMTPTRRR
- a CDS encoding TolC family protein — protein: MALSRTQILQEKGRLGSLYGHFMKQVKLALFICAFFPGLLRAQGVAQDTVALSLSAALKEALSNNELLKKSAARTKAGQASLQQAEGELLPKVDANFSYGYLDIVPGFKRVVLGNIEHDLFPNIAVSQPLYTGGRLKHAKQAAAAEVQSLEQAFLSDQLNLKLAVTLDYYQLQSLRNQRQILLENRRQLEVQQRYARLLVEAGPMSQLELDRIGVAVATTDGNLLKIQDDYQAVSYELCLLLGRERSQLPLPQDSLQVIPFEQSFEALVPTALERNPIWKQLEYDLRKAEAKVKVQQAARLPQISAQAYCGYEFGLESFWFDRNKRNFWGLNAKMPLYEGNVIGAKIDEARANLEQIQWQREYFRKNLATQVQNSYARLKEKEQQLAIQQQAVELARQSYRLAMIEYHAGRRSNTGLLDIQKSLLNAQLTLNQAALDYAIARVRLLAVMGIL
- a CDS encoding efflux RND transporter periplasmic adaptor subunit, which codes for MNKTATFFFALLLLAWGLSGCGSKQDNTGEAKKTEAKLIKVQPVGRHRLVERLQLPATLRAENVANILSTSEGKISQLLVREGDRVEADAVVATISPLVREDIINSARLWVEAKKGTLSNDPHNPVLQREYEQARQDYQFALQQYKEIHITSPIAGVVSRRWVDVGDMVQAKVKLFEIQSSGKLLAEVPVSELDIGKLRLGQTGDIFADACPSKQFTGVVQRIYRQAEAKTRNGIVEMRVIDPCPNLKPGMFVRVTFVTRTLENAVAIPSQAVIERPQKQTCFVVEESKAKEVVLRTGLEVEGWVEVLEGPAPGDMLVVEGQEQLKSGSAVKVQAPLVR
- a CDS encoding Mrp/NBP35 family ATP-binding protein, with amino-acid sequence MTTEKQIIEALAGVLDPELHRSLVELGMVRDVRVQADEVSFTLALTVPECPLKDQIVAEARAAVLALDGVQEVQIDLTEMAPEEKQTIGLGGAGQAGTAERFNHIRHVVAVVSGKGGVGKSFVSALLAVALRRDGQTVGVLDADVTGPSIPKMFGLHGAPPMSPLGILPAQTQTGIKVMSINLLLPSEDEAVIWRGPLISSAIKQFWGEVVWGNLDWLVVDLPPGTSDAALTVMQSLPLSGVLLVSSPQDLAEMVVRKAARMARTMQVPLLGLVENMSYFVCPEGGRRYEVFGPSHGEEMARRLGVPFLGRLPLDPRIAALCDAGKAEEYPAEAFAPIAHQLQEAATEPRRSPMQPK
- a CDS encoding efflux RND transporter permease subunit — translated: MKLTTISIRRPVATLVLMATAVVLGIYGYFQLPTDFLPDITYPMIKVYVYWRGATPEEINDNIAEPIERTLATVDNLDYLEGSCIEGMYQLLVNFEFGTDVDVAYQDVVAKMGLATRKLPPDVDPPIMFKADPSQLPVVQLIVMSDGRDLVKLRTWVENVLQDQFLAVKGVAGTEIVGGLRREIRVHLDAERLAAYDLTLNQVIKRFQEENIERLAGRVTEGGREFILRTNAEFRNLDDIRNVVVLNDGKSMVRLKDLATVEDSHEEQRVITRFNGKPAIKVNILKQADANTVEIAHRVNELIRKVEDTVPPDIKFGTIENQADYIKGAIAGVRDSAIVAVLLVILVIFLFLGHWRQVVVMLIALPITILLNFFLMKILGFSINIFSLGGMVVAMGVVLDSSIVVIENITRLHLEKGSRSDTVADTATSEVALAVVASTLTFLALFMPFLLIPGLTSLLFRELILTIAGIVVVSLLVALTVTPMLTHYLVTSKGHRRERRSIADRFIQLIDRIYRRVLNGLLPLRWVVLAVFVLFMVAAVYLFRHVGSEFLPKVDDGRVMIKVILPTGTSVARTDSLLARLESVVKDDPYVDRYFTLSGGKVWGLVTYEVANEGEIDIELKKSAAVFD